In one window of Miscanthus floridulus cultivar M001 chromosome 12, ASM1932011v1, whole genome shotgun sequence DNA:
- the LOC136496991 gene encoding 3-oxoacyl-[acyl-carrier-protein] reductase 4-like encodes MAAAAAATAAAAVSSPAAPRAGAAAASSRGFVTFGGGAARSSPTLRAGRGFSGVQTHVAAVEQAVVKDATKLEAPVVVVTGASRGIGKATALALGKAGCKVLVNYARSSKEAEEVSKEIEASGGEAITFGGDVSKEADVESMMKAALDKWGTIDVLVNNAGITRDTLLMRMKKSQWQDVIDLNLTGVFLCTQAATKVMMKKKKGKIINIASVVGLTGNVGQANYSAAKAGVIGFTKTVAREYASRNINVNAIAPGFIASDMTAELGEELEKKILSTIPLGRYGQPEEVAGLVEFLALNPAASYMTGQVLTIDGGMVM; translated from the exons atggccgccgccgccgccgccaccgcagcagcagcagtctCCTCCCCGGCTGCCCCACGCGCCGGGGCTGCCGCCGCCTCCAGCCGGGGGTTCGTCACGTTTGGTGGAGGCGCCGCCCGCTCCTCGCCCACGCTGCGGGCCGGCCGCGGGTTCTCTG GTGTGCAAACCCATGTTGCCGCTGTTGAACAAGCAGTTGTAAAAGATGCTACCAAGCTGGAAGCTCCAGTTGTTGTTGTTACAGGTGCCTCTAGAGGGATTGGAAAGGCAACTGCTCTAGCCCTTGGAAAAGCTGGATGCAAG GTTCTGGTAAACTATGCCCGGTCCTCGAAAGAGGCTGAAGAGGTCTCCAAAGAG ATTGAAGCATCTGGTGGTGAGGCTATCACCTTTGGAGGAGATGTTTCAAAAGAAGCTGATGTAGAATCTATGATGAAAGCA GCTCTAGATAAATGGGGAACAATAGATGTGCTGGTAAATAATGCAG GGATTACACGAGACACATTATTGATGAGGATGAAGAAATCTCAGTGGCAAGATGTAATTGATCTGAATCTTACAGGCGTCTTCCTGTGTACACAG gctgcaacaaaagtaatgatgaagaagaaaaag GGAAAAATTATCAACATTGCATCTGTCGTTGGCCTTACTGGCAATGTTGGCCAAGCTAATTATAGTGCAGCCAAGGCTGGGGTGATTGGTTTCACGAAAACGGTTGCCAGGGAGTATGCAAGCAGAAATATCAAT GTGAATGCTATTGCACCAGGGTTCATTGCATCTGATATGACTGCCGAACTTGGAGAAGAGCTTGAGAAGAAAATCTTGTCAACCATTCCATTAG GGAGATATGGCCAACCAGAGGAAGTTGCAGGGTTAGTCGAGTTCCTGGCCCTTAACCCCGCAGCTAGCTATATGACCGGACAG GTGCTTACAATTGACGGAGGGATGGTAATGTAA